Proteins from one Bacteroidota bacterium genomic window:
- a CDS encoding acetyl-CoA C-acyltransferase, with protein sequence MAENAVIVDALRTPIGRYGGALARVRPDDLAAHLLGALLERHPELDPAEIEDVVLGCTNQAGEDNRNVARMAALIAGLPETVAGVTVNRLCASGLEAVAYAARAIQVGEGSVFIAGGVESMSRAPFVLPKQTEPFGRQAEIYDTTIGWRFVNPRFAARYYPYSMGETAEIVAERYGIGREEQDRFAYESQMRARAAIEAGKFREEIVPVPVPGPRGEPMLVEQDEHPRPDTTLEKLARLKPAFREGGTVTAGNSSGINDGAAALLLMSESKARALGIRPWARILGSAVVGVHPDVMGIGPVPATRKLLARLGVRLDAIDLIELNEAFAAQVLACVRELDLDMSRLNVNGGAIALGHPLGATGARLLVTLLHEMRRRSEARLGLVTLCVGVGQGMALLVEKL encoded by the coding sequence ATGGCGGAGAATGCGGTTATTGTAGACGCGCTGCGCACCCCGATTGGTCGTTACGGGGGCGCGCTAGCCCGCGTGCGGCCGGATGACTTGGCCGCGCACCTGCTGGGAGCGCTCCTGGAACGCCATCCTGAGCTGGACCCGGCCGAGATCGAGGATGTGGTGCTGGGCTGCACCAACCAAGCCGGGGAAGACAACCGCAACGTGGCCCGCATGGCCGCCCTGATCGCGGGGCTACCGGAGACGGTGGCCGGGGTTACGGTCAATCGCCTTTGCGCCTCCGGGCTTGAGGCCGTGGCCTACGCCGCGCGGGCCATACAGGTCGGGGAGGGCTCCGTCTTCATAGCGGGGGGCGTAGAGAGCATGAGCCGCGCCCCGTTTGTTTTGCCCAAGCAGACGGAGCCTTTCGGGCGTCAGGCGGAGATCTACGATACCACGATCGGTTGGCGTTTCGTAAACCCCCGGTTTGCGGCGCGCTACTATCCGTATTCCATGGGCGAGACCGCCGAGATCGTCGCCGAGCGCTACGGGATCGGGCGTGAGGAACAGGACCGCTTCGCTTACGAAAGCCAGATGCGCGCCCGGGCTGCGATCGAGGCGGGCAAGTTTCGCGAGGAGATCGTCCCTGTTCCGGTGCCCGGCCCCCGAGGGGAACCGATGCTTGTGGAGCAGGATGAGCACCCGCGTCCGGATACGACCTTGGAGAAGCTAGCCCGGCTGAAGCCTGCCTTTCGGGAAGGCGGCACGGTCACGGCCGGCAATTCTAGCGGCATCAACGATGGGGCGGCCGCCTTGCTGCTCATGTCCGAGTCCAAGGCTCGGGCCCTGGGCATCAGGCCCTGGGCGCGCATTTTGGGCTCGGCCGTCGTGGGCGTGCATCCGGACGTGATGGGCATCGGCCCGGTTCCGGCCACGCGCAAGCTGTTGGCCCGGCTTGGGGTGCGGCTGGACGCAATCGACCTGATCGAGCTCAACGAAGCCTTCGCGGCCCAGGTTTTGGCCTGCGTGCGCGAACTGGATCTGGATATGAGCCGCCTAAACGTCAACGGGGGAGCCATCGCTCTGGGCCATCCGCTGGGGGCCACGGGAGCTCGGCTTTTGGTTACGCTGTTGCACGAGATGCGCCGCAGGTCGGAGGCGCGCCTGGGGCTTGTGACCCTCTGCGTGGGGGTCGGGCAGGGCATGGCCCTGTTGGTGGAGAAGCTCTGA
- the acs gene encoding acetate--CoA ligase: MAQDTLTSVLQEDRIFYPPRAFQEQAHIRSLEEYRALYERSLSDPEAFWAEVASGFHWFRRWDRVLLWDPPRAQWFVGGQTNLSHNCLDRHLSTWRRNKAALIWEGEPGEQRVLTYQDLYREVCRFANVLRSLGVQKGDRVAIYMPLVPEAVVAMLACARIGAVHSVIFGGFSAEAVRDRVNDAGARLIVTADGGWRRGKIVPLKANVEEALQRGAPTVEHVIVYRRIGCEVPWEPGRDHWWHELMAAASGTCPAEPLDSEHPLFILYTSGTTGKPKGVVHTTGGYMVYAATTARYVFDLKEEDTYWCTADIGWITGHSYVVYGILANGVTSLIYEGAPDWPDPGRFWSIVERYRVSVFYTAPTAIRAFVRWGEAYPRRYDLSSLRLLGTVGEPINPEAWMWYYRVIGGGRCPIVDTWWQTETGGIMISPLPGVTPLVPGSCTLPFFGVEADVVDREGRSLPPNTGGFLVIRRPWPGMMRTIYGDEARYERQYWKEIPGLYFSGDGARRDERGYFWVLGRVDDVINVSGHRLGTMEVESALVSHPAVAEAAVVGRPDPLTGTAVVAFVVLKPDVEPSGALKEALRQHVAGQIGSIARPQEIIFSEGLPKTRSGKIMRRLLRQIASGEERLGDMTTLESAEVIERLRAQFAGGEEEE; this comes from the coding sequence ATGGCTCAGGATACGCTCACAAGCGTGCTGCAGGAGGACCGGATCTTCTATCCCCCGCGCGCTTTTCAAGAACAGGCCCACATCCGCAGTCTGGAGGAGTACCGCGCGCTCTACGAGCGCTCCCTTTCGGATCCGGAGGCGTTTTGGGCTGAAGTGGCCTCTGGGTTTCACTGGTTTCGGCGCTGGGATCGGGTGCTGCTCTGGGATCCGCCGCGGGCGCAGTGGTTTGTGGGCGGTCAAACCAACTTGTCTCATAACTGTCTAGATCGGCATTTGAGTACGTGGCGCCGCAACAAGGCTGCTCTTATTTGGGAGGGAGAGCCGGGCGAGCAGCGGGTGCTCACGTACCAGGACCTGTATCGGGAGGTCTGCCGCTTCGCCAACGTGCTGCGGTCCCTGGGCGTGCAGAAGGGCGACCGGGTGGCCATCTACATGCCGCTGGTTCCGGAAGCCGTTGTCGCCATGCTCGCCTGCGCGCGCATCGGGGCTGTGCACTCGGTCATTTTCGGAGGGTTTTCGGCCGAGGCCGTGCGGGATCGGGTCAACGACGCCGGGGCCCGCTTGATCGTGACCGCCGACGGGGGGTGGCGTCGGGGCAAGATCGTGCCCCTGAAGGCGAACGTCGAAGAGGCCCTTCAGCGCGGCGCGCCCACCGTAGAGCATGTGATCGTCTATCGCCGCATCGGATGCGAGGTGCCCTGGGAACCTGGGCGAGATCACTGGTGGCATGAGCTCATGGCCGCCGCATCCGGAACCTGTCCGGCCGAGCCCTTGGACAGCGAGCATCCCCTTTTTATTCTGTACACCTCGGGCACCACAGGCAAGCCCAAGGGCGTGGTGCACACGACGGGCGGATACATGGTGTATGCGGCCACCACGGCCCGATACGTATTCGATCTCAAGGAAGAAGACACGTACTGGTGTACGGCCGACATCGGCTGGATCACGGGCCATTCTTACGTGGTCTACGGCATCCTGGCCAACGGGGTGACAAGCCTCATCTACGAGGGGGCTCCGGATTGGCCCGATCCGGGCCGCTTCTGGTCGATCGTGGAAAGGTACCGGGTGAGCGTTTTCTACACGGCGCCGACGGCCATACGGGCCTTTGTGCGCTGGGGGGAGGCCTACCCACGCCGCTATGATCTTTCGAGCCTGCGCCTGCTGGGCACTGTGGGGGAGCCCATCAACCCCGAGGCCTGGATGTGGTACTATCGCGTTATCGGCGGAGGCCGTTGTCCGATCGTGGATACCTGGTGGCAGACCGAGACCGGGGGGATTATGATCAGCCCTCTGCCTGGGGTCACGCCCCTGGTGCCGGGCTCCTGCACGCTGCCGTTTTTCGGGGTGGAGGCCGACGTGGTCGACCGAGAGGGGCGGAGTCTGCCGCCCAACACCGGGGGGTTTTTGGTGATCCGACGCCCCTGGCCGGGCATGATGCGCACCATCTACGGGGACGAGGCCCGCTATGAGCGCCAGTACTGGAAGGAGATCCCGGGCTTGTATTTTTCCGGAGACGGGGCGCGGCGCGATGAGCGCGGCTACTTTTGGGTGCTGGGGCGCGTCGACGACGTCATCAACGTAAGCGGCCACAGGCTGGGCACGATGGAAGTCGAGTCGGCCTTGGTCAGCCACCCCGCCGTGGCCGAGGCGGCCGTTGTGGGCCGGCCCGACCCGCTTACGGGCACGGCCGTGGTCGCCTTCGTGGTGCTTAAGCCCGACGTAGAACCATCGGGCGCTCTCAAGGAGGCCCTGCGCCAGCACGTGGCCGGACAGATCGGCTCCATAGCTCGGCCCCAAGAGATCATCTTTAGTGAGGGGCTCCCGAAGACGCGCTCCGGCAAGATCATGCGCCGCCTGTTGCGCCAAATCGCCTCAGGTGAGGAGCGCCTAGGAGACATGACCACCTTGGAAAGCGCCGAGGTCATCGAACGGCTTCGGGCCCAGTTTGCAGGCGGCGAGGAAGAGGAGTAA
- a CDS encoding peroxiredoxin, which produces MVHVLLVFALTLWPGSDKKPKVGDPAPDFEAPATSGKTIRLRDLKGSWVVLYFYPKAFTPGCTAQSCALRDGYAEIQKLGAVILGVSLDDLETQKRFKAEHRLPFELLSDVDKKIAGAYGVLAPMGLFAQRKTFIIDPEGRIAYVFDKVDAAKHDQEVRQVLAQLVGRS; this is translated from the coding sequence ATGGTACACGTGTTGCTTGTGTTCGCTCTGACCCTTTGGCCGGGTTCTGACAAAAAGCCCAAGGTAGGCGATCCGGCCCCGGATTTTGAGGCCCCCGCCACTAGCGGCAAAACGATCCGGCTGCGTGATCTTAAAGGAAGCTGGGTGGTGCTTTACTTCTACCCCAAGGCCTTCACACCGGGCTGCACGGCTCAGTCGTGCGCGCTGCGCGACGGTTATGCGGAGATTCAGAAGCTGGGGGCCGTGATCCTGGGCGTGAGCTTGGATGATCTGGAGACCCAGAAGCGTTTTAAGGCCGAGCACCGGCTGCCCTTTGAGCTGCTAAGCGATGTCGATAAGAAGATCGCGGGCGCTTATGGGGTGTTGGCCCCGATGGGCCTGTTCGCCCAGCGCAAGACTTTCATTATCGATCCCGAGGGCCGAATCGCATACGTCTTCGATAAGGTCGACGCGGCCAAGCACGATCAGGAAGTACGCCAGGTTCTGGCGCAGCTTGTGGGCCGCAGCTGA
- a CDS encoding HDOD domain-containing protein: MQPSREQPPAVRLSKPLSFDLELPPLPATVAQVSEILAAGAQQADFARLTQIIERDVATSVAVLRRVNSAYYGLRVRVSDIGRAVRLLGLVEVSNIVTTISMLRLRNLMRTEEQVRIYRQLLTYSLGTAFFAQFLADSLKLAAKALAFTGGLLHNVGALVLLYNEPELYEAIWYGAADGRVPSVEEERAILGIDHVQVGAHAVREWHFAEELEWLITYQGDPEALPHSLKPLGYALAVGKWVGYALPLTPHLDWQALAEKRAFRNLCASADAEPKQVLVLLQHQLARGKEFLHTAVEA, from the coding sequence ATGCAGCCCTCCCGAGAGCAGCCCCCGGCGGTACGGCTCAGCAAGCCGCTTTCCTTCGATCTGGAGCTACCGCCCCTACCGGCGACCGTAGCACAGGTAAGCGAAATCCTTGCGGCTGGAGCGCAGCAAGCCGATTTCGCTCGCCTCACCCAGATCATCGAACGCGACGTGGCCACCTCGGTGGCCGTGCTGCGTCGGGTCAACTCCGCCTACTACGGGCTACGTGTGCGCGTAAGCGACATCGGGCGGGCCGTTCGCCTGCTGGGGCTCGTTGAAGTCTCTAACATCGTCACTACGATCTCCATGCTGCGGCTGCGCAACCTCATGCGCACCGAAGAACAGGTGCGGATTTACCGGCAGCTGCTAACCTATAGCCTAGGCACGGCTTTCTTTGCACAATTCCTCGCTGACTCCCTAAAGCTCGCCGCTAAAGCCCTGGCCTTTACCGGCGGGCTATTGCACAACGTGGGGGCTTTGGTGCTGCTCTACAACGAGCCCGAGCTCTATGAGGCGATCTGGTACGGGGCGGCCGATGGCCGGGTCCCCTCCGTTGAAGAAGAGCGCGCGATCCTGGGTATCGATCACGTTCAGGTCGGCGCTCATGCGGTACGGGAATGGCATTTCGCCGAAGAGCTAGAGTGGCTCATCACCTATCAAGGCGACCCAGAGGCTCTGCCCCACTCTTTAAAGCCCTTGGGCTACGCCCTGGCCGTGGGCAAATGGGTGGGGTACGCGCTGCCCCTTACGCCGCATCTGGACTGGCAGGCGTTGGCCGAGAAACGCGCCTTCCGAAACCTGTGCGCATCGGCAGATGCGGAGCCTAAGCAGGTGCTCGTCTTACTGCAACATCAGCTGGCGCGCGGCAAAGAGTTCCTGCATACCGCCGTAGAGGCGTAA
- a CDS encoding adenine nucleotide alpha hydrolase: MRPILLSWSGGKDSALALWRLLRSGSWRPVGLLCSISQPYDRVTMHGVRRQLIAQQAQALGIALVPIFLPPEPTNAAYEAAWAEVLWEWRRRGLRHVAFGDVFLEDIRAYRERQLAALGLEPVFPVWTGSSDRKASWRLLEEFWSAGFRTRIVCVELKKLGPEWAGRELRPALARRLPSEVDPCGENGEFHTFVFAGPCFQSPVSHRLGSRVLCRGFCYRDLEE; the protein is encoded by the coding sequence ATGCGCCCGATTCTGCTTTCCTGGAGCGGGGGCAAGGACAGCGCCCTGGCCCTGTGGCGGCTTCTGCGGAGCGGCTCCTGGCGGCCGGTGGGGCTGCTCTGCTCGATCAGCCAGCCCTACGATCGGGTGACCATGCACGGGGTGCGGCGCCAGCTCATAGCCCAGCAGGCCCAGGCCCTAGGCATAGCGCTCGTGCCGATCTTTCTGCCCCCAGAGCCCACAAACGCCGCCTACGAGGCAGCCTGGGCCGAGGTTCTTTGGGAATGGCGCCGTCGCGGCCTGCGCCATGTAGCCTTCGGGGACGTGTTCCTGGAGGACATCCGGGCCTATCGGGAAAGGCAACTGGCCGCTCTGGGATTGGAGCCGGTCTTTCCCGTCTGGACGGGGAGTTCAGACCGGAAGGCGAGCTGGAGGCTTTTGGAGGAGTTCTGGTCTGCCGGGTTTCGAACCCGCATCGTGTGCGTGGAGCTCAAGAAGCTCGGCCCCGAGTGGGCGGGACGCGAACTGCGGCCCGCGCTGGCGCGCCGGCTGCCTTCGGAAGTGGACCCGTGCGGGGAGAACGGCGAATTTCATACGTTCGTTTTCGCGGGACCTTGCTTTCAAAGCCCCGTTTCGCATCGTCTGGGGAGTCGAGTCCTGTGCCGGGGGTTCTGCTATCGGGATCTAGAAGAGTAG
- a CDS encoding aldehyde dehydrogenase family protein: MSVRVYELFIDGRYRPASDGGTIPAIDPATGEAFAQVAWATTQDAEEAVRAARRAFEKGPWVQTTPEERAGLLEALAKKISEERFRDFLELEIRDAGSTYKKAKEDVYLSGRALVTFARLARRFVFERELEDISRPGVSRNYLRYEPVGVVAAITPWNFPLKMAAWKLGPALAAGCTVVLKPAPEASASVLMLGELLNEVGLPPGVVNIITGDAEVGEYLVRHPLVDKVSFTGSTEVGRRVMENAAGTMKRLTLECGGKSANILLEDAELEHAIDGAIYAMFYHAGQCCEAGSRLLVPRSRYETVLERLKARLQDLRVGDPKDKETDMGPVVSEAQLRRVLGYIEVGKQEGARLLCGGRALERPGYFIEPTVFIDVRPEMRIAQEEIFGPVLVVIPYETVEEAIAIANGTPYGLAAAVWSADRERALEVARRLRAGTVWINEYHLLTEKAPFGGYKQSGLGREFGEDGLKAFLEAKHLYVDELGERAKKPWYDTVIRPAPRPQPESEQAR; encoded by the coding sequence ATGAGCGTACGAGTCTATGAGCTTTTTATCGACGGTCGATACCGACCGGCCTCCGACGGGGGCACTATACCGGCCATAGATCCGGCCACCGGCGAGGCCTTCGCCCAGGTGGCCTGGGCCACGACGCAGGACGCCGAGGAGGCCGTGCGCGCCGCCCGGCGCGCCTTCGAGAAGGGGCCTTGGGTCCAGACGACCCCGGAGGAGCGAGCCGGCTTGCTGGAGGCTCTGGCCAAAAAGATCAGCGAGGAGCGTTTTCGGGACTTCCTGGAGCTTGAGATCCGGGATGCCGGTTCTACGTACAAAAAGGCCAAAGAGGACGTCTACCTTTCGGGCCGCGCCCTGGTGACGTTCGCCCGTCTGGCTCGCAGGTTTGTCTTCGAGCGGGAGCTTGAGGACATATCCAGGCCCGGGGTGAGCCGCAATTACCTGCGTTACGAGCCCGTGGGGGTTGTGGCGGCTATCACGCCGTGGAATTTCCCCCTCAAAATGGCCGCCTGGAAGCTGGGCCCGGCCCTGGCGGCGGGCTGCACCGTGGTGCTCAAGCCCGCTCCTGAAGCGAGCGCCTCCGTGCTCATGCTGGGGGAGCTGCTTAACGAAGTGGGCCTGCCGCCGGGGGTGGTGAACATCATCACCGGAGACGCCGAGGTAGGCGAATACTTGGTGCGCCATCCGCTGGTGGACAAGGTCTCCTTTACGGGCTCAACCGAGGTCGGCCGGCGCGTAATGGAAAACGCCGCGGGAACGATGAAGCGTCTTACCTTGGAGTGCGGAGGCAAGTCCGCCAACATCCTGCTTGAGGACGCCGAGCTGGAACACGCCATTGATGGCGCCATCTACGCCATGTTTTATCACGCTGGCCAATGCTGCGAGGCCGGAAGCCGCCTGCTTGTTCCCCGTTCGCGTTACGAGACTGTGCTAGAACGTCTCAAGGCCCGTCTGCAAGATCTGCGCGTAGGCGACCCCAAAGACAAGGAGACCGACATGGGCCCGGTTGTCTCAGAGGCCCAACTGCGGCGCGTGCTCGGCTACATAGAGGTGGGCAAACAAGAGGGGGCGCGCCTGCTCTGCGGCGGCCGAGCGCTGGAGCGGCCTGGATACTTCATCGAACCCACGGTGTTCATCGACGTGCGGCCCGAGATGCGGATCGCCCAGGAGGAGATCTTCGGGCCCGTGCTCGTGGTCATACCGTATGAGACCGTGGAGGAGGCGATCGCGATCGCCAACGGGACCCCATACGGGCTGGCCGCGGCCGTCTGGAGCGCAGACCGGGAGCGCGCCCTCGAAGTAGCCCGTCGGTTGCGCGCTGGCACGGTCTGGATCAACGAGTACCATCTGCTCACCGAAAAGGCCCCCTTTGGCGGATACAAGCAAAGCGGCCTGGGTCGCGAATTCGGCGAAGATGGGCTCAAGGCTTTTCTGGAGGCCAAGCACCTCTACGTCGATGAGTTGGGCGAGCGCGCCAAAAAACCCTGGTATGATACGGTCATCCGCCCCGCCCCCCGTCCACAGCCGGAATCGGAGCAAGCGCGATGA
- a CDS encoding thioesterase family protein — MKPGLKAGDQAVYEKVVSTADIAEFRNKVVHPLYATFKLAEDVEWTCRQLILPYLEPHEEGAGTELYIRHLAPTPVGQRVRIVATATEVTERRVVARFEAFNEAVKIAEGHMTQAILPKAKFRELIQEIQRKAARVAE, encoded by the coding sequence ATGAAGCCCGGGCTCAAAGCGGGCGATCAGGCCGTTTACGAAAAGGTGGTCAGCACGGCCGACATCGCCGAGTTTCGCAACAAAGTCGTTCATCCCCTCTACGCTACGTTCAAGCTGGCCGAGGACGTGGAGTGGACCTGTCGGCAGCTGATTTTGCCTTACTTGGAGCCGCATGAAGAGGGGGCCGGAACGGAGCTCTACATTCGGCACTTGGCCCCCACACCCGTGGGGCAGCGGGTGCGCATCGTGGCCACCGCCACCGAGGTCACGGAACGCCGGGTCGTGGCGCGCTTTGAGGCTTTTAACGAGGCGGTCAAGATCGCCGAAGGCCACATGACGCAGGCCATACTGCCCAAGGCCAAGTTTCGGGAGCTGATACAGGAGATCCAGCGCAAGGCCGCGCGCGTGGCCGAGTAG
- a CDS encoding EthD family reductase, protein MVRMTALYRKPEDPEGFERAYFQEHLPLVRRLPGLERVEVARQRRTLMGSEGPYLVCDMYFASVEAFKQAMSSPEGQAMAQDAQRFVDILTVILSEVVEA, encoded by the coding sequence ATGGTTCGGATGACCGCCTTATACCGAAAGCCCGAGGATCCGGAGGGTTTTGAGCGGGCATACTTTCAGGAGCATCTGCCTCTGGTGCGGCGCCTGCCGGGTCTGGAGCGTGTGGAGGTGGCCCGGCAGCGTCGTACGCTCATGGGGTCGGAGGGGCCCTATCTTGTCTGCGACATGTACTTCGCCTCCGTGGAGGCCTTCAAACAGGCCATGAGTTCTCCAGAGGGTCAGGCTATGGCGCAGGATGCGCAGCGTTTCGTCGATATCCTGACCGTGATCCTAAGCGAAGTCGTGGAGGCCTGA